One window of the Rissa tridactyla isolate bRisTri1 chromosome 9, bRisTri1.patW.cur.20221130, whole genome shotgun sequence genome contains the following:
- the PTPN9 gene encoding tyrosine-protein phosphatase non-receptor type 9 produces the protein MAAELSAEEEQATKQFLEEINKWTGQYNVSPLSWNVAVKFLMARKFDVLRAIELFHSYRETRLKEGIVKLKPHEEPLRSELLSGKFTILSVRDPSGASIALFTAKLHHPSKSVQHVVLQALFYLLDRAVESFETQRNGLVFIYDMAGSQYTNFELDLSKKILNLLKGAFPARLKKVFIVGAPMWFRVPYSIISLLLKEKLRERVQMVKMSELKEHLPQECLPEYLGGSLKLDPLSWNCRFLPQQNGHPDPLDELILVPLAAPKDNGSVHVPGPKSVTLQELLDHVSRKQKRGIYEEYEDIRRRSPAGTFVCSLAPYNQEKNRYGDVPCLDQTRVKLAKPYSRPELTDYINASFMDGYKQRNAYIGTQGPLENTYGDFWCMVWEQNVLVIVMTTRLEEGGRRKCGQYWPLEKDFQVCFGALTITNLGVENLNHYKKTILEIHSSETRERRLVSHFQYLSWPDYGVPSSAATLIDFLGAVKQQQRVAVSALGPRFKGHPGGPPIVVHCSAGIGRTGTFCALDICLSQLQDVGTLNIYQTVLRMRTQRAFSIQTPEQYYFCYTAVLEHAQREGLLLANHSHTGQEKSPLGH, from the exons ATGGCCGCGGAGCTCAGCGCCGAGGAGGAGCAG GCGACCAAGCAGTTCCTGGAAGAGATCAATAAGTGGACGGGCCAGTACAATGTGTCCCCGCTCTCCTGGAACGTGGCCGTCAAGTTCCTCATGGCCCGCAAGTTTGACGTCCTGCGGGCCATCGAGCTCTTTCACTCCTACCGG GAGACGCGGCTGAAGGAGGGCATCGTGAAGCTGAAGCCGCACGAGGAGCCGCTGCGCTCGGAGCTGCTTAGTGGCAAGTTCACCATTCTG AGCGTGCGGGACCCCTCGGGAGCCTCCATCGCCCTTTTCACAGCCAAGCTGCATCACCCCAGCAAGAGCGTGCAGCACGTGGTGCTCCAGGCGCTCTTCTACCTGCTAGACCGAGCGGTGGAGAG ctTTGAAACCCAGAGGAACGGGCTGGTGTTCATCTACGACATGGCAGGCTCGCAGTACACCAACTTCGAGCTGGACCTCAGCAAGAAGATCCTCAACCTGCTGAAG ggtgcCTTCCCAGCTCGGCTGAAGAAGGTTTTCATCGTGGGAGCACCCATGTGGTTTCGCGTGCCCTACTCCATTATCAgcctgctgctgaaggagaagctgcGAGAGCGG GTGCAGATGGTGAAGATGTCAGAACTGAAGGAGCACCTGCCCCAGGAATGCCTCCCTGAGTACCTGGGGGGATCCCTCAAGCTGGACCCTCTGAGCTGGAACTGCCGGTTCCTGCCCCAGCAGAACGGGCACCCCGATCCCCTGGATGAGCTCATCCTGGTGCCACTCGCGGCCCCCAAAGATAACGGCTCCGTCCACGTCCCCGGGCCCAAGTCCGTCACCCTCCAGGAGCTGCTGGATCACGTCAGCCGCAAGCAGAAGCGGGGCATCTATGAAGAGTATGAAGATATTCGGCGCAGGAGCCCGGCCGGCACCTTCGTCTGCTCTTT GGCACCCTACAACCAGGAGAAGAACCGGTACGGGGATGTGCCCTGCCTGGACCAAACCCGCGTCAAGCTGGCGAAGCCATACAGCCGCCCAGAG CTGACTGACTACATCAACGCGAGCTTCATGGATGGCTACAAGCAGAGGAACGCTTACATTGGGACTCAGG GGCCTCTGGAAAACACCTACGGTGACTTTTGGTGCATGGTGTGGGAGCAAAACGTCCTGGTGATTGTGATGACGACCCG gctggaggagggaggcaggagaaagtGCGGCCAGTACTGGCCTCTGGAGAAGGATTTCCAGGTGTGCTTCGGGGCCCTGACCATCACCAACCTGGGTGTGGAGAACCTCAACCATTACAAGAAAACCATCCTGGAGATCCACAGCTCGGAG aCCAGGGAGCGGCGGCTGGTGTCCCACTTCCAGTACCTGAGCTGGCCGGATTACGGCGTCCCCTCCTCTGCAGCCACTCTCATTGACTTTTTGGGGgctgtgaagcagcagcagagggtgGCAGTCAGTGCCCTGGGACCTCGCTTCAAGGGTCACCCCGGGGGGCCCCCAATCGTGGTGCATTGCAGTGCTGGCATTGGCAGGACAG GTACCTTCTGCGCGCTGGACATCTGCTTGTCCCAGCTGCAGGACGTGGGGACGCTGAACATCTACCAGACGGTGCTGCGCATGCGGACGCAACGCGCCTTCAGCATCCAGACCCCCGAGCAGTATTACTTCTGTTACACTGCCGTCCTCGAGCACGCCCAGCGTGAGGGTCTGCTCCTTGCCAACCACAGCCACACCGGCCAGGAGAAAAGCCCACTGGGACACTGA